From Arcticibacter tournemirensis, one genomic window encodes:
- the sppA gene encoding signal peptide peptidase SppA, with protein MKGFFKIVFASMVGFILSAIVLGILFIAIVVGIVSATDGEKVTVSPNSVIHMSLNDQIVERTSKSPFDELELTGLQTNKNMGLNDILLALKRAQTDDNIKGIYLDVSGVQAGMATVEEIRNALIDFKKSKKFILAYSEVYTQGAYYLASVADKVYINPEGILEFTGFSSQVTFFKGTMEKLEIEPQIIKVGTYKSAVEPFILDKMSDANRQQVTSFVGSMYDHFLTRIGAARSISKDSLFAIANQLKVRNASDAVKLKLVDGLRYKDQVIDELKKRTGTDKKDDVKAVSLAGYIKNNTVEDGDINNRIAVVYASGEITGGEGDDETIGSERISRTIRKVRTDDKIKAVVFRVNSPGGSALASDVIWREIALTRKVKPVIVSMGDVAASGGYYIACAADSIFAEPNTITGSIGVFGIIPNMQKFFNNKLGITFDGVKTAEHADLGTVTRPLTDAERLIIQAEVNRIYGTFTKRVADGRKKTQEYINQIGQGRVWSGSEALKNGLVDRLGDIDDAVVSAAKMAKLTDYKLVSYPTQKDPLESIFNTGEDKLKEHFTKMQLGEQYQYYKQLKDGLRFTGIQARLPYNITIK; from the coding sequence ATGAAAGGATTTTTTAAGATTGTTTTCGCTTCAATGGTAGGATTTATCCTGTCGGCCATTGTTTTGGGTATTCTTTTTATTGCCATTGTCGTGGGAATTGTTTCTGCAACCGATGGCGAGAAGGTGACGGTGTCGCCCAACTCCGTTATTCATATGTCTCTCAATGACCAAATTGTAGAGAGAACATCAAAGAGTCCTTTTGACGAGCTTGAACTTACGGGACTTCAAACCAATAAGAACATGGGGTTAAACGACATCTTATTGGCACTCAAGCGTGCTCAGACCGACGATAACATCAAAGGGATCTATCTTGATGTCTCTGGAGTACAGGCAGGAATGGCCACAGTAGAAGAAATAAGAAATGCTCTGATCGACTTTAAAAAGTCGAAGAAGTTTATCCTGGCTTACAGTGAGGTATATACACAGGGCGCCTACTATCTGGCTTCGGTAGCAGACAAGGTTTATATCAATCCGGAAGGGATCCTCGAATTTACAGGATTCAGCTCGCAGGTTACCTTTTTTAAGGGAACAATGGAAAAACTGGAAATTGAGCCGCAGATCATTAAGGTAGGCACATATAAAAGTGCAGTCGAACCATTTATTCTGGATAAGATGAGTGATGCGAACAGGCAACAGGTCACTTCTTTTGTGGGCTCTATGTACGATCATTTCCTAACGCGAATCGGTGCTGCCAGAAGCATCAGTAAAGATTCGCTGTTTGCCATAGCAAACCAGCTGAAGGTTAGGAACGCTTCAGACGCCGTAAAGTTGAAACTGGTGGATGGACTTCGCTATAAGGATCAGGTAATTGACGAACTTAAAAAGCGTACTGGTACCGATAAGAAAGACGATGTTAAAGCTGTTTCTCTTGCAGGCTATATAAAAAACAATACGGTTGAAGATGGTGATATCAACAACAGAATTGCAGTTGTTTATGCTTCAGGAGAAATAACTGGCGGAGAAGGCGATGACGAAACAATCGGATCAGAACGTATTTCGCGCACCATTCGTAAAGTGCGAACAGATGATAAAATAAAAGCTGTGGTATTTAGGGTTAACTCTCCCGGAGGAAGCGCCCTGGCATCTGATGTAATATGGAGAGAAATAGCGCTTACAAGAAAGGTTAAACCTGTGATCGTTTCAATGGGTGATGTCGCTGCATCGGGAGGTTATTACATCGCCTGCGCTGCCGACTCCATTTTTGCTGAACCCAACACAATCACCGGCTCTATCGGTGTATTCGGAATCATACCTAACATGCAGAAATTCTTCAACAACAAGCTGGGGATTACTTTTGATGGTGTTAAGACTGCCGAACATGCCGACCTTGGTACGGTTACCCGTCCGCTTACGGATGCCGAACGCTTAATTATTCAGGCCGAAGTTAACCGGATATACGGCACCTTTACAAAAAGAGTGGCCGATGGCCGGAAAAAGACCCAGGAATATATCAACCAGATCGGGCAAGGCCGCGTTTGGAGTGGTTCCGAAGCGTTAAAAAATGGTTTGGTAGATCGTCTTGGTGACATCGACGATGCCGTCGTATCTGCTGCAAAAATGGCTAAGCTAACAGACTATAAACTAGTTTCCTATCCAACCCAAAAAGATCCGCTTGAATCCATATTCAATACGGGAGAGGATAAGCTTAAAGAGCATTTTACGAAAATGCAATTAGGAGAACAGTATCAATATTACAAACAACTCAAGGATGGTTTGCGCTTTACAGGTATCCAGGCCCGGCTTCCTTATAACATCACTATTAAGTAG
- a CDS encoding DNA polymerase/3'-5' exonuclease PolX codes for MENKTIARTLRLLSQLMEIHNENPFKVKSFSSAAYTVDKLPYPLSKKTLAEIEKISGIGKSTSAKVWELLQTGELQELEDFRNRTPEGIIEIMSIKGLGPKKILVIWKDLEIENLGELLYACNENRLIEAKGFGLKTQEEIKKAIEFKMASSGRFLYAHVHELAEQLLARLKQLFPSRQISFTGPYRRKCEIIDNIGVLIAIPLSDSIYEKINEIPGLAVTERKENALVAVSPAGISLQISFCNEADFVKELLIQTGSSEHIDELIKRLDNNIPAAANEAEIYSKARLSFIEPELREGRGEFSLAEAEKLPQLLEYADLKGMLHCHSTWSDGVNTLKEMAEYCRDELKLQYLGISDHSKTAFYAKGLSEERVLAQHEEIAQLNQQLAPFKIFKGIESDILFDGSLDYSPEILATFDFVVASIHSVFRMSEEKATSRLIKAIENPYTTILGHPTGRLLLSRSGYPVDFKKVIDACAANGVVIEINANPLRLDLDWRWHQYAIEKGVMLSVNPDAHSNKGFNDSRYGVLAARKGGLSSGNCLNILNLDEISSFFKDRKLVN; via the coding sequence ATGGAGAACAAGACCATAGCAAGGACTTTAAGACTGCTGAGCCAGTTAATGGAAATTCACAATGAAAATCCATTCAAAGTTAAATCCTTCTCATCTGCTGCTTACACTGTTGATAAACTCCCCTACCCCCTGTCTAAGAAGACTTTAGCCGAGATCGAGAAGATTAGCGGCATTGGTAAAAGCACGTCGGCAAAGGTTTGGGAGCTGTTACAGACCGGAGAATTGCAGGAACTGGAGGACTTCCGGAACCGGACTCCAGAGGGAATAATTGAAATCATGAGTATCAAAGGCCTTGGTCCTAAAAAAATACTGGTGATCTGGAAGGACCTTGAAATAGAAAATTTGGGGGAGTTATTGTACGCATGCAATGAGAACCGCCTGATTGAAGCTAAAGGTTTCGGACTTAAAACTCAGGAGGAAATAAAGAAGGCCATTGAATTCAAGATGGCTAGCAGCGGTCGTTTCTTATATGCTCACGTTCACGAACTGGCAGAACAACTGCTGGCCCGGCTTAAACAACTGTTCCCTTCCCGGCAAATCTCTTTTACAGGTCCTTACCGCAGAAAATGTGAGATTATTGACAACATTGGTGTACTGATTGCCATTCCGCTTAGCGATAGCATTTACGAAAAAATAAATGAAATACCCGGGCTGGCGGTCACCGAAAGGAAAGAAAATGCACTCGTAGCAGTGAGTCCGGCAGGAATATCGCTTCAAATTTCTTTTTGTAATGAAGCAGACTTTGTAAAAGAGCTGCTGATACAAACCGGAAGTTCAGAACATATAGACGAACTGATCAAACGTCTCGATAATAATATACCGGCAGCTGCCAATGAAGCAGAAATCTACAGTAAAGCCCGGCTCTCTTTTATAGAACCCGAATTACGGGAAGGCCGGGGAGAATTCAGCCTGGCTGAAGCAGAGAAGCTACCTCAACTATTGGAGTATGCCGATCTTAAAGGAATGCTGCACTGCCACAGCACCTGGAGCGATGGAGTAAATACGTTAAAAGAAATGGCCGAATATTGCCGTGATGAACTAAAACTACAATATCTGGGCATCAGCGACCATTCAAAAACAGCATTCTACGCCAAAGGACTGAGTGAGGAAAGGGTACTGGCACAACACGAGGAAATAGCGCAGCTTAATCAGCAGCTTGCACCTTTTAAAATATTTAAAGGGATCGAATCGGATATACTGTTCGATGGATCACTGGACTATTCTCCCGAAATTCTTGCGACATTCGATTTTGTGGTAGCTTCTATACATTCTGTATTCAGAATGTCGGAAGAAAAGGCTACGTCCCGACTTATTAAAGCGATTGAGAACCCCTATACAACTATCTTAGGGCACCCAACAGGGCGTTTACTTCTCTCGCGGAGTGGATACCCTGTAGATTTCAAAAAGGTAATTGACGCATGTGCGGCGAACGGAGTGGTAATCGAAATAAATGCAAATCCGCTTCGTTTAGATTTGGATTGGCGATGGCATCAATATGCAATTGAAAAAGGCGTAATGCTTTCGGTCAACCCCGACGCTCACAGTAATAAAGGATTTAATGATAGCCGCTATGGGGTACTTGCTGCCCGAAAAGGAGGGTTATCTTCAGGGAACTGCCTGAATATCCTGAACCTTGATGAAATCAGCAGCTTTTTCAAGGACAGAAAGTTGGTTAACTAA
- a CDS encoding AI-2E family transporter: MTQKITIAKPVQILLLLFLIFSGLYYAREFLIPLTFGGLFATLILPSTQKLEEKGLHKGFATVICIVGLLLIVAGIISLIIWQVSDLAKDVSEMKQQVARMLERAQSFLSTAVGITAEKQREILEQQQKSSSGRMTSMVTGLMGFLVDFVLVVVYTFLFVFFRKRIKGFILKLVPVDEMEKTEKVISESAKVAYQYLSGLSVMIVMLWVLYSIGFSIAGLKSAIFFAVLCGLLEIVPFIGNLTGTGIAVLMAVSQGEGSGLVLGVIATYLVIQFVQTYIIEPLVVGAEVNINPLFTIIALVLGELLWGIAGMVLAIPLLGVTKIICDNVVPLKPYAYLIGGESKSGKKTGIVEKLKKMF, encoded by the coding sequence TTGACACAAAAAATAACCATAGCGAAACCGGTACAGATCCTGTTACTCCTGTTCCTCATTTTTTCCGGACTATATTACGCCCGCGAATTTCTTATTCCCTTAACCTTTGGAGGATTGTTTGCCACCCTTATTTTGCCATCCACACAGAAGCTTGAGGAGAAGGGACTTCATAAGGGCTTTGCAACTGTGATTTGTATTGTTGGATTGCTGTTGATAGTTGCCGGAATTATTTCTCTCATTATATGGCAGGTTTCAGATCTGGCAAAAGATGTGTCTGAAATGAAGCAGCAGGTAGCCAGGATGCTGGAGCGCGCACAGAGTTTTCTGAGCACTGCTGTAGGGATTACAGCCGAGAAACAAAGGGAAATTCTGGAACAGCAGCAGAAAAGCAGTAGTGGAAGGATGACCAGTATGGTTACCGGTCTGATGGGGTTCCTCGTAGATTTTGTTTTGGTTGTTGTGTATACCTTCCTCTTTGTTTTTTTCAGAAAACGTATCAAAGGGTTTATATTGAAACTCGTTCCCGTTGACGAGATGGAGAAGACGGAGAAAGTGATCAGCGAATCGGCAAAAGTGGCCTACCAGTACCTTTCGGGATTGTCGGTAATGATTGTAATGCTCTGGGTCCTGTATAGTATTGGATTTTCAATAGCAGGACTCAAAAGCGCCATTTTCTTCGCAGTACTATGCGGCCTGCTTGAAATCGTCCCTTTTATCGGGAACCTTACCGGGACCGGGATCGCTGTATTAATGGCTGTATCGCAGGGAGAGGGCAGCGGGCTTGTGCTGGGCGTTATTGCCACTTATTTAGTGATCCAGTTTGTTCAGACGTATATTATTGAGCCCCTGGTTGTGGGTGCTGAAGTAAATATCAATCCTCTCTTTACGATTATTGCCCTTGTGCTTGGAGAACTTTTATGGGGCATTGCCGGGATGGTACTTGCTATCCCGCTGCTGGGCGTTACTAAAATTATCTGCGATAACGTGGTCCCTTTAAAACCTTACGCCTACCTGATAGGAGGCGAATCGAAGTCGGGGAAAAAGACCGGAATCGTTGAAAAGCTGAAGAAGATGTTTTGA